The following nucleotide sequence is from Candidatus Bipolaricaulis sibiricus.
AGCTACTCGGTCCAGGGACCCCGCGACCATCTTCACCGCGGCGAGGCTATTCAGGACGCACAGCTGAGCTGCCTCGTAAGCCTCAGAGAGGGATACCTCCGCACCTACCCGTCCCACACAGATCGCTCTACCGTTCTGGATTGGACCTTGACCCGACACGTAGACCAGGTCTCCCACCTGCTTCGCCGGGACGTACTCCGCCACTGGCGTGGGAACCGGCGGAAGCTGCAGACCTAGCTCGACCAAACGGGCCTCTATCGCATCCATGTCATTTGGCTAAAGCAAAAACCCTTTTTCTTATGCAATATACAGCCGCTGCACTCCCCTGTCAAGGGCCACGAGTACAGCCCCTCGCCCGGCCTATGTTTCCAGAGCGTCTAGCCCGGCCTTCAGCGCCTCGAGAAGGCCGCCGACCGCTGTCGGAGTCGCTGTGGGCCCCATGTGGCCCACCCGGAATACCTTCCCCCGCAGCTTTCCCAGGCTCCCGGCAATAAGGATTCCGTGGCAGTCACGCAGATAGCCCAACAGCTCTTCGACTCGCCCCTCGGGTCCCACCACGCTCGTCACTCCGTGCGCAGCTACCTTGTCCTCTACGAACGGAGCGAGCCCCAAGTCGCGCAGACCACGCCGCAAGGAGGCTGCGACTTCCTGATGGCGGTGCTGGCGGCCCTCCAACCCTTCGCGGAGGATCCGCTCCACCCCCAAGCGGAGGGCTCGCACGTTGTTCACCGCCTGCGTGATGGGGTGCGGATGCCAATCGCTCCACCGCGCCGTGTACTCCCGCCATACCTTGAGATTGAGGTACCAGCCGGCACCCGCCGCCCGGTCGATCCAGCGCCAGGCCGCATCGTCCACCGCGACCACTGCCAACCCAGGCGGGGATTCAAGCCCCTTCTGAGATGCAGACACGCATATCCCGATGTTCCAGTCATCCATGGGCAGGCGCTCCACGCCAAGCGACGAGACGGCATCCACGACAAGAAGTACGTCGTACCTCAGGCAGACCTCGGCAAGCTCTCTGACAGGGTTCAAGACTCCAGTGGAGGTCTCGCAGTGCACCACCGCTACTGCGTCGAACGGCCTCCGACGAACCCGGTCCTCCACCCGGTTCACATCCACACACTGCCCAAGCGGGAACGGCAGGACTTCCACGTCCGGTGTATGGGATCGAGCGATCTCGGCAAGCCTCTCCCCAAAGAAGCCGTTCTGGGGGATGAGCACGCGTCCCGAATGGCCAACGGCCGAACCCAACGCCGCATCCAGTCCAGCGCTGCCGGAGCCGGGGATCAGGAACACGTCGCCCGTGGTGCAGTACACACGACGCACCAAGTCAACGGTCTTCTGGTAGTAGGCTGTCCATTCCGCCCCGTAGTGAGCCACGAGGGGTTCGCCCATCGCCGCCAGCACCTCCGGGGCGACCTCGGTCGGTCCTGGGATCATCAGTCTGTACTGCCTCATCCTCGGTCCTGCCCGTCCCAGGCGGGTTCAGGGGAGCAGGTAAGACCCCAGTGGACCAGTGTCCAGGGCATGGAGCTAACCGGCCTCGTAACCCATGGCAGCCGAGATGTCCTGGGCACCCTTCACCACCGCACAGGCGAACTGCTCCAGTGGATCACGAGCCAGCCGGCTCTTCATGAGAGACACGGAGATCGCGGCCACGACCCGGCCCCGATAGTTCCGCACCGGGGCCGCGACGCACACGTTGCCCTCGTGGAACTCCTCCCAGTCCACGGCAAAGGCGTGCTGCCTCACCCGCTCAAGCTCCTGACGGAGGGTCGTCGGCTCGGTCACCGTGTTCGGGGTGAGGGCAGGGAGCCCCCCCCGCCCCAGGACCCGCTCCGCGACGTCCGGATTGTGAGCCAGGAGAACCTTCCCCAGCGCCGTACAGTGAGACGGGACGCGGAGGCCGATCGCGGAGGAGATGACCATGCTCGGAGCGGCCTCCTCCCGATCGAGGTATAGGACGTCGTCCTCGTACAGGATCGCGAGGTGGGTATTCGCTTCGAGGGCGCGGGCCAGCCGGCGCAACACGGGCTTCGCTTGCTCGCGGATGTCGAGCGAGCCGAGGATGTGGTTCGCCTGGGCAAGGATCTTTAGGCCAAGGCGATACCGCTTCGTCTCCGGGTCGCGATCGAGGTACCCGAACCGCTGCAGCGTGTGGACTACGGGGTAGATGCTCCCCGGCCGGGTGCCCATCGCCCGCGCGACCTCGGTCAGCGTAAGTCCGCGCGGCACCTCCCCGTTGAACAGGTCTAACACCCCAAGGGCCTTGGCCAACGATGTGTTGAGGTAGCGCTCCCGCTGCATTGCTGCTGAATTTTACCAACACAAATGGGTTCTGACAATAGGCGATATGTCGACACGTGCCGGGTGGTCCCTGTCCAGCGCGGGCCAGTTCCTTCCCCAGTGAGGAGGCGGGACAACGGGGATCCCTTGTGCCGACCCCTTCTCCTTCGTACCATTGTTGGGGAGGCGGTCTATGGGCAAACGCGAAGTGCTCGACAACGTCTTGAAGCAGATCCAGAAGTCCTACGGCGAGGGCGCGATCATGTGGTTGGGTGAGAAACCCGTCGCCACCGGGATGGACGTGATCCCCACCGGATCCTTGGCCCTCGACATCGCCCTCGGCGTGGGCGGCGTTCCCCGCGGGCGGATGATCGAGATCTTCGGTGCCGAAGCGTCCGGAAAGACGACGCTCGCCCTCCACATCGTTGCCGAGGCCCAGAAGCTGGGCGGCACCGCTGCGTTCATCGATGCCGAGCACGCCCTTGACCCCAACTACACCCGCGCGATCGGGGTCGACCTCGACCACCTCCTCCTCTCTCAGCCCAACTCGGGCGAGCAGGCCCTGGAGATCATGGAACAGCTCGTCCGATCCGGAGCGGTGGACATCATCACCGTCGACTCGGTGGCCGCGCTCGTTCCGGAGGCCGAACTCCAGGGACAGATGGGGGATGCCCAGGTCGGGCTCCAGGCGCGGCTCATGAGCCAGGCGATGCGCAAACTCGCCGCCGCGATCTCCCAGTCCAAGACCGTTGCCATCTTCGTGAACCAGATCCGGTCCACGATCCAGTCCGGTCCGTGGGGACCGGGGACGACAACGTCCGGTGGCCGCGCGCTCAAGTTCTACGCCTCGGTGCGGATGAACATCTGGGCCGAGGGGAAGATCGCCGAGGGCGACGACCGGGTGGGGATGAAGGCCCACGTCCGTGTGGTCAAGAACAAGGTCGCCGCCCCGTTCCGCGAGGCCACGTTCGACGTGATCTACGGCCAGGGAATCGTCCGCGAGCGCGATGCGATCAACTGCGGCGTCGAGCTCGACGTGATCACCCGATCCGGCTCCTGGTACTCGTTCGGCGACACCCGCCTTGGCCAGGGCCTGGCCCAGGCTGCCCAGTTCCTCCGCGACAACCCGGACATCACCGACCAGATCGTCCGCGCGGTCCGGGAGAAGGCGGGCCTTCCCGAGCCCCAAGCTCGTGAAAGCGAGGGATGAGAGCACAGCCCTGGCCTACATCGCCCGCCTCGTCGCCCACCGCCCGCGGACCGTGGCCGAGGTCGAGCAGCGCCTTGCCGGGAAGGGGTTCCCGCCCGACGTCGTTCGGACGGCCCTGGCAACCGCCCAACGCGCCGGGGTGTTGGACGACGCCCTGTTCGCCCGCCTCTATGCCGAGGACCGGCTCCTGTCGCGCCCCTGTGCGCGCAGCATCCTCGACCGGGAGCTGCGAGACCGCGGGGTAGACCCGGCCCTTGCCGCGCACGCCGCCGGCGCCGCCCTTCCGGAGCTCACCGAACGGGACCTTGCCCGCCGCGCGCTGATCGCACGCCTTCCGCTCTGGGAGCGGCTCGATCCCAAGGTCGCTCTCAACCGCGCCGCGGCGTTCCTTCTCCGCCGCGGGTTCGCCCCCTCCCTCGCCAAGGCGATCATCGAGGAGACGCTGCCCATGGGTCGCTCGCTCACCGCAGAGCACGCCGAGAACGCCGCGGAGGCCACGGAGTAGTGTTCCGGCCGCCTCTGCACTTCCCGGTTCCTTCTGCCGCCTCCGCGCACTCAGCGGTAGGGAAGTACGATTTCGGGTACGGTTGAGGCGTGCGATCAGGGAGAGAGACGTGACCTTCCGGATTGGCGTGGGGATTGACTTTCACCGGTTCGATCCCCAGCGCGCACTCGTGCTCGGCGGGGTCGAGATCCCCTACGACCGCGGCCTGGCGGGCCATTCGGACGCCGACGTGCTCCTTCACGCGATCTGCGACGCCCTGCTCGGGGCCGCGGCCCTCGGCGACATCGGCGGGCACTTCCCGGTGGGGGATCCCGCGTACAAGGGGATCTCTTCCCTCGAACTCCTCCGCCGTACTGTGTCCCTGCTCGACGATGCGGGGTGCGCCCCCCACCAGGTGGACGCGGTGGTCGTGGCGGAGCGGCCCACGATCGCCCCGCACG
It contains:
- a CDS encoding RecA protein, encoding MGKREVLDNVLKQIQKSYGEGAIMWLGEKPVATGMDVIPTGSLALDIALGVGGVPRGRMIEIFGAEASGKTTLALHIVAEAQKLGGTAAFIDAEHALDPNYTRAIGVDLDHLLLSQPNSGEQALEIMEQLVRSGAVDIITVDSVAALVPEAELQGQMGDAQVGLQARLMSQAMRKLAAAISQSKTVAIFVNQIRSTIQSGPWGPGTTTSGGRALKFYASVRMNIWAEGKIAEGDDRVGMKAHVRVVKNKVAAPFREATFDVIYGQGIVRERDAINCGVELDVITRSGSWYSFGDTRLGQGLAQAAQFLRDNPDITDQIVRAVREKAGLPEPQARESEG
- a CDS encoding 2-C-methyl-D-erythritol 2,4-cyclodiphosphate synthase, whose translation is MTFRIGVGIDFHRFDPQRALVLGGVEIPYDRGLAGHSDADVLLHAICDALLGAAALGDIGGHFPVGDPAYKGISSLELLRRTVSLLDDAGCAPHQVDAVVVAERPTIAPHVPLMRERIAAALGIERSAVSVKATTPEGMGALGRGEGIGAWAVALIRTDGGGPGT
- a CDS encoding Serine--glyoxylate aminotransferase; this encodes MRQYRLMIPGPTEVAPEVLAAMGEPLVAHYGAEWTAYYQKTVDLVRRVYCTTGDVFLIPGSGSAGLDAALGSAVGHSGRVLIPQNGFFGERLAEIARSHTPDVEVLPFPLGQCVDVNRVEDRVRRRPFDAVAVVHCETSTGVLNPVRELAEVCLRYDVLLVVDAVSSLGVERLPMDDWNIGICVSASQKGLESPPGLAVVAVDDAAWRWIDRAAGAGWYLNLKVWREYTARWSDWHPHPITQAVNNVRALRLGVERILREGLEGRQHRHQEVAASLRRGLRDLGLAPFVEDKVAAHGVTSVVGPEGRVEELLGYLRDCHGILIAGSLGKLRGKVFRVGHMGPTATPTAVGGLLEALKAGLDALET